The following coding sequences lie in one Capsicum annuum cultivar UCD-10X-F1 chromosome 5, UCD10Xv1.1, whole genome shotgun sequence genomic window:
- the LOC107870112 gene encoding heterogeneous nuclear ribonucleoprotein 1 → MLKFQSLWFIWAFIFCEEMESGKVFVGGISWDTNGGRLREYFQAFGDVIEAVIMKDRTTGRARGFGFVVFADASVAEKVVKEKHVIDGRTVEAKKAVPRDDQHVNRTNGGSIQGSPGPARTRKIFVGGLASSVTESDFKKYFDQFGTITDVVVMYDHNTQRPRGFGFITYDSEEVVDKVLCKTFHELNGKRVEVKRAVPKELSPGQTQSQLVGRYNPGMNRVNNLLNVYAQGYSPSSMANHGVGMEGRYPPIPVGRNGYSLFGPADYNMGTEIDSRLNSSYGEIRKFSSVLGYGRNLNSFHNANSNKYNVPVGHAPRRVGNGSVLNSTRQNMWENESLYYGTDYANASAFVGSGSGNRGLSGTFGGLGTWGSAPTSSQRGRIGSFGDDNLSFSSAENGFAGGAPYGQNARTKADTQSSYAPTQGVHAKSFEDIYGSLSGSIFEDSSADLDCAEALSYGLGNAGSLNYVGGYSVANRSTRGIAA, encoded by the exons ATGTTGAAGTTTCAGTCTTTATGGTTTATCTGGGCCTTCATCTTTTG TGAGGAAATGGAGAGTGGCAAAGTATTTGTCGGAGGGATTTCGTGGGACACAAATGGTGGTAGGCTCAGAGAATATTTTCAAGCTTTTGGTGATGTAATTGAAGCTGTGATCATGAAAGATCGAACCACTGGCCGTGCTCGTGGTTTTGGCTTTGTTGTTTTCGCAGACGCTTCCGTTGCTGAAAAAGTTGTTAAAGAAAAACACGTTATCGATGGTAGAACT GTAGAGGCGAAAAAAGCTGTTCCAAGGGACGATCAACATGTTAATAGAACCAACGGTGGTAGCATACAGGGTTCGCCAGGTCCTGCTCGCACCAGAAAGATTTTTGTCGGAGGTTTGGCATCTTCAGTCACCGAGAGTGACTTCAAGAAGTACTTTGACCAGTTCGGGACCATAACAGATGTCGTGGTGATGTATGACCATAACACACAAAGGCCTCGAGGTTTTGGATTCATCACGTATGACTCAGAGGAAGTAGTTGATAAAGTACTTTGCAAAACATTTCATGAACTTAATGGTAAAAGGGTCGAGGTCAAGCGTGCTGTTCCAAAAGAGTTATCGCCTGGGCAAACGCAAAGCCAATTAGTAGGTAGGTATAACCCTGGTATGAACAGGGTGAACAATCTCCTTAATGTATATGCTCAAGGTTACAGTCCGAGCTCGATGGCTAACCATGGAGTCGGAATGGAAGGTAGATATCCTCCGATTCCTGTTGGTCGTAATGGATATTCTTTGTTTGGTCCAGCTGACTACAATATGGGAACAGAAATAGACTCCAGATTGAACTCGAGCTACGGGGAAATTAGAAAATTCAGTTCCGTTCTTGGTTATGGACGTAACTTAAATTCCTTTCACAACGCGAATTCAAACAAATACAATGTCCCTGTTGGACATGCCCCTAGAAGAGTCGGAAATGGTTCTGTGTTGAATTCGACACGCCAGAACATGTGGGAGAATGAGTCTCTTTATTATGGTACAGATTATGCAAACGCTAGCGCGTTTGTTGGTTCTGGAAGCGGGAATAGAGGACTATCTGGTACTTTCGGAGGTCTTGGAACATGGGGTTCCGCGCCAACTTCTAGCCAACGTGGACGTATTGGTTCTTTTGGCGACGACAACCTCAGTTTCAGCAGTGCAGAAAACGGATTTGCTGGTGGGGCACCGTATGGACAAAATGCAAGAACCAAAGCTGATACTCAATCGTCATATGCTCCAACACAAGGTGTTCATGCCAAAAGTTTTGAAGATATTTACGGATCATTAAGTGGTTCGATTTTTGAGGACTCATCTGCAGATCTAGACTGCGCCGAAGCTCTTAGTTATGGACTCGGGAATGCAGGCTCCCTCAACTACGTTGGTGGTTATAGTGTTGCAAATAGATCAACTAGAG GTATTGCTGCCTAG